CTCAACATTTTTTTTTTGCTCAGATTCAGCTCTCCTAAGATTTACATAAGGCTTTACTACTACAGGAGCTTGCTCTGTTTTGTTATCATGTGGTGAATTTAAAATATGATGATTAAGATCAGAACTAAATTCATCACTATCATTATTATATAGACTCTGCTTAGGCTGATTCTCCAATATCTCAAGTTTTTGGTTAAAATTATTAATTTGGGCTGTAATTTCTAAATATCTGCTGTCTATTACACTGTCAAATCTATCTTTTAATGTTTTGACTTCATTAAGTATTTCTTCTGTCCATTTTGCTCTCAAATCTACAGCTTGTTCTATTCCAGAAATCGCTTCTCTTGACTCACGATTTTCAATAAAAATTATAGATTCTTTCGTTTTACCACTTTCAGATAAAAAATATGAAACAACCATTATTGTGATGCTTATAAAAGTTAAGGCAATTACTGGCTTTCTACGAATGATATTTGTTAATTCTGATAACTTGCTATTAGACCTAACAGATTCAGCCTTTGGTTTATCATTTAGCTCTAAATCTTCTTCTTTTGTATTATTATTGTCTGAATTGTCCTGTTCCACTATTCCTCCGCTTTTTGAATGTTAATGTTTCTACCTTATCAATTAATTTTCATACCACCGGCAATCCAATCTAGGTAAAAGCCTAAAATAACACCAATTGCTACCATTACTCCGGCAAGCTTTATATTGCCTCTTGCTACAGCCCAAATCGATGATAGAATAGTTGCACTTGATATACCTATTGTTTTTAGTTTTCCACTAAAAAGTCCGTCTATTTTATTAAGCTGCCCTTCAAGAGTATCAGCTAATGCTGGCTCAAAAGAAAAAACACAAGCAGTAATTATAATAATTAACAGCCCTACAACTACATTATTCCACTGTATTCCAAATGTAGGGTTTAGCATATTTAGTCGAGATTTTTGATATATGAACATTTTTATTGCTTATTAGTAAATTTTGCATTATTCTCCTAGTGCTAGTGAATTCCACGTTGAATGAAATTTTACTTTGAAGAGAGTTTCAGATACCCTACCAGAACTTTAAGGCTTTGAAGTAAAAACTAGCATTTTAAGCCAGTTTTATTTTTCCTTAGTATTTCTACTTTGTTTTTTAGAAGGTTTTGCTGTTAATTCTTTTGTATTAACATCATTACTGAACAAATTGGTGAAGACACATTTGAGCCTTTAACAAATTGCATATGAACATTGTTATTGCTTATTAGTAAATTTTGCATTATTCTCCTAATGCTAGTTAATTCCATACCAGTGAAATTTTACTTTGAAGCGGTTTTAATTAATAATCTTTGTAGAACTTTAAGTCTTTGAAGTAAAAACTAGCATTTTAAGCCAGTTTTATTTTTTTCTTAGTATTTCTACTTTGTTTTTTAGAAGGTTTCGCTGTTAATTCTTTTGTATTAAGGTCATTACTGAACAAATTGTTATTGTTTTGTTTTGAATTATCCTTTTCCTCTATTTTTGTAGCAGCATTAACAAGCATTATAGGGCTTGGAGTTTTTGGAGTAAAAGTTAACATTAAATCCTGAATTGTTTTGTATTCTCCTATTACTGTTAAATAAACCTTGTTTCCTTCTTCTCGTGGAACAATAAACAAAAATCCAGACTCATGAACTACAACTTCAGATGCATTTTGAGGGTACATAAAAATATCATTAATTTTTTCATCTTTAAGATTAATTCTTGTTGGCCCACTATCAGAAATCTCAAGCTTTAGTAAATTGTCAGCTTCTAACTCATATTCTACTGCATATATATTATTAACGTTTACCAAAGCAATAAACCATATGATAAATCTCAAAAATCTAATACTCATTTTTTTATTCCATTCTCTTTAACACCAGTCAACAATAAAAGGTAATTAGGAGTTTGCTTGTAAGTCAAAAGGTAAGTCTTATCGACAGCTATATCTTTACTATCGCTAAACCAATAACGAAGCGTTCCACTAATTAATACTCCATCCTTTATCACTTCAATCTTTTTTGGAAAAAAGACTGAAGATACATTTGAGCCTTTAACAAATTGCAAATGATCATGAAAAAATTTATTTAAAGATTCAGTATTACTAGATGCCACTTTCATGTCTGCTATTTGTCTTTCTACCTCATTTGGAGAAGTAGTAAATAAGAGTTTCGTCACATAAATTGCCCATTCCTTTAAATAGGTTTCATGGTAATTTTTTGATGAAACCATCATTTTACGATCAGGCTCCATTGCTGGAATTAATAACCACTTTTCTTCTTTGGTAATTGCAGCCATTATCGCAATTATATTAGCTGCAGCTAGCAATATAGTTACTGAAAGTAAGCATTTATTATATTTAACCAGCTCTTGTATAGCATTTTGCTTAAAGAGATGATTCATTATTTGCCAACTTTTTTGCCCAGCAATCTTGAATATCCTAATGGAGCTGGCAATAAACCTTTAGCTACTAAAAAACTTTTTAGCAAAAAATTCTCCGATACCTTCTTAAATTTCTTAAAGCAATAACATAGAGCAATTCCTCCAACCATAAATGCTAGGCCTAATTTAGCATGCCTGCTGTTTACTAGTACAATTCCTGGAGCTACACCAGCCAGTACAACTTCCCATTCGTCAATGCTTAAACACATATACTTCAATAGTCTCGATAATGCCCAACATAATTTTTGATTTTGCATAATCACCTTTAGCCGCAATTGTAGCATGAGATTTCTCATTCTGCTACTGTGATTTTCAAAAATTCACAAAAAATATTCCTTTAATCTGAATTAATCATGCATTTTCTTAAATAGTGTTTTTTACCATATTAAGTACTTCATCACTATGTTGTGCTATGTTAACCTTTGGCCATATAGCAGCAATTTTCCCTTTCTGATTGATTAAAAATGTAGTACGGCTAATTGCCAAAAAAGTATTTTTAAACATCGATTTTTCTTTTAAGACTCCATAATCTTCAAATATCTTTCCAGTTTCATCATATCCTAACTCAAATTTTAAACAGAGCTTATCTTTAAATTTTTGATGTGAAGCAATATTATCTTTGGATACACCAAGAATTATCGTGTTTAATTTATTGAATTCAGAAATAGCTTCATTAAATTTCTGTGCTTCAATTGTACACCCAGGAGTATTATCTTTTGGATAAAAGTATAGTACTAAATTTTTACCTTCATAATGACCTAGATTTATAATTGAATTACTAGTAGTAATCATATTAAAGTCTGGCGCATCATCATTAATTGTTAAATTTTTCATGTTTAGTCTCGTAAATTGGTTCACTTAGCAATTTCGTTAGCAAATTTTTGTATTGCATCTCGTACAACATCTGTATTAAGATGTATATAAAATTTTGTTGATTGATGGTCATTATGATTTAACAATTTGCTAATTACAGCTATTGGTATTCCAAATTTCGCCATCCAACTACCAACAATTCTTCTCCTTTAGCAATTTGTCCCTTTAAAATCAGCGTTTTTTTCTAGCATAATTAACAGATATATTTGGAAAATTCCATAACTTAATTTTTCTATATACTCCTTTAATTGTTATCCCTAAATAAAGTGTTTTAGTTTCTCCATACAATACTTCTAGAAATAAACCTTTGTCTTTAGTATCTCTGTATACATCTCTTTTTTCTTTTGGGGGCTTTATTTTACTTATAGCTATTTGTGTAAAATATAATATCACTACCATAATAAATCACCTTTATTCAACTATTAATATTTAAGATTAGAAAAACAATCTGTTGTATGCTTTTTTTGAAAAAGCAAGTTTTTTCGTAATAATTCAATAAAAAAAAATTAAATAATTTTTTAAATCTTTGCTTCAACTATAGATTATAGCAGCATTGCAATTTTAAGTCTTAGTTGAAAAATCGCGAATTAATACTCATTTAGGGTGTATTTGTGCTGTATATGTTCTGATTTTTTTTAAACTATGTATACTTGCATTGACAAAAAATATAAATTCAACTACTGTTAAACTAACGATATATTAAACATTAATAGTAGGTTTCATATACTTTACAGGTAATAGGACATTATTTTTTGCTGCTATCTATTAATTCACTTTTTGTAAAAAGTGTTAATCATAGAACTTTTAGATATTTTTATATATCTATATATGTCCCTGAAAAAAGTTTCAGGTTGACCTGAAATTTCTTTCAGGTTGGGACGAAATGTTTTTTCTGGTAAGGCTATATTTTCTTCTTTTCCTTTTTCACTATAGTGCTGAAAATTTTTCAGAATTTTTATGCAAGGGACATTACGTAACTTAAGATTGTCTTTAATGATTGTCCTATTTTCAATTTCAATAAAACCTGCATCTCTTAATTCTACTAAGCATTGCCTAACTCTTCTTTGACAAACATTAAGCTTATCCTCATAAAGCTGATAACTTTCCTGTAATTCATCTATATCTTTGTTGTAATAGATATGTAGTCTAAATACTATGAATGATAAAAGCTGTTTAGATGTTTTACTTAATGCTTTTCCATTATCTCCAGTTAGCTTTCTCCATTCTGGTGGAATGATATTTCCAATAAAGTTATAAAATATTGTGTCATTATTGTTACTATTTTTTTTAATAATATTGCAACTATTAGTTAAAAAATCGAATACTACAGGGCGCATTTTTCATCTCCAAAAATACAGCTATAGTAGGTTTTTTAGAAAATAATTTTTTTACAAATTACCATCAAATTTTTGTTCAAAAGGTTGACAAAAGGTTGACAAAAATCATTATGCCAAACCTATATAAATCTTCATACTGATACTATCTGCCTTAGAAGACCAATTTTACCTATAGAATATCTTATTATTAACATTATCTTCATTTATAACTTCTAATTTACTAAACCATATTTTATCAATAACTTGCTCATATTCGTAATGTTGAAGTATGTATTTTCGTACTTTGAACAATATCTAGATACTGTTCTTTAAATCTTCCTACATCATTAAATCTAAAATTTCCACTATTAGCCTGATCAGTAGTTAGTAATTCATTTGCTAACGCTTTTGCCATATAGTTTAGCACTGCTATCTTATTTACAAAATGACGGTTTGGATATTTATTTGATAACTT
This genomic interval from Orientia tsutsugamushi contains the following:
- a CDS encoding TraE/TraK family type IV conjugative transfer system protein, which produces MNHLFKQNAIQELVKYNKCLLSVTILLAAANIIAIMAAITKEEKWLLIPAMEPDRKMMVSSKNYHETYLKEWAIYVTKLLFTTSPNEVERQIADMKVASSNTESLNKFFHDHLQFVKGSNVSSVFFPKKIEVIKDGVLISGTLRYWFSDSKDIAVDKTYLLTYKQTPNYLLLLTGVKENGIKK
- a CDS encoding peroxiredoxin, whose protein sequence is MKNLTINDDAPDFNMITTSNSIINLGHYEGKNLVLYFYPKDNTPGCTIEAQKFNEAISEFNKLNTIILGVSKDNIASHQKFKDKLCLKFELGYDETGKIFEDYGVLKEKSMFKNTFLAISRTTFLINQKGKIAAIWPKVNIAQHSDEVLNMVKNTI
- a CDS encoding Arm DNA-binding domain-containing protein encodes the protein MVVILYFTQIAISKIKPPKEKRDVYRDTKDKGLFLEVLYGETKTLYLGITIKGVYRKIKLWNFPNISVNYARKKR